The Sebastes fasciatus isolate fSebFas1 chromosome 13, fSebFas1.pri, whole genome shotgun sequence genome includes a region encoding these proteins:
- the cldni gene encoding claudin i, which translates to MGSVGVQIVCVGLGLLGLIGTIVCCAIPRWKVSAFAGSTIVTAQSTQEGLWTNCVVQSTGQQQCKNYDSLLVLPSDLQAARALTIISCMLCCLSLLILFCGADFTTCIQNEDAKPKMSLVAGVGMLLSGILVIIAVSWSAHNIVQNFHNPLVASSMKRELGASIFLGWAAGVLLILGGGLLCCFSRPGSGSGGTAKYYSNSNSASSANKNYV; encoded by the exons ATGGGATCTGTTGGAGTCCagattgtgtgtgtgggccTCGGGCTCCTCGGCCTGATCGGGACCATCGTATGCTGCGCCATCCCGCGCTGGAAAGTGTCCGCCTTTGCAGGAAGCACCATCGTGACTGCACAG agCACTCAGGAGGGCCTGTGGACGAACTGTGTGGTGCAGAGTACCGGCCAGCAGCAGTGCAAGAACTACGACTCCTTGCTGGTGTTGCCCTCTGACCTGCAGGCCGCCCGAGCCCTGACCATCATCAGCTGCATGCTGTGCTGCCTCAGCCTCCTCATCCTGTTCTGCGGGGCCGACTTCACCACCTGCATACAGAACGAAGACGCCAAGCCCAAGATGAGCCTGGTGGCCGGGGTGGGCATGCTGCTGTCCGGCATCTTGGTGATCATCGCCGTCAGCTGGTCCGCTCACAATATTGTGCAAAATTTCCATAACCCCCTGGTGGCTTCTTCGATGAAGAGGGAGCTGGGAGCGAGCATCTTTTTGGGTTGGGCCGCCGGCGTGCTGCTCATTCTGGGTGGAGGTCTGCTGTGCTGCTTCAGCAGGCCCGGATCTGGCTCCGGCGGGACCGCCAAGTActacagcaacagcaacagcgcCAGCAGCGCCAACAAAAACTACGTGTAG